DNA sequence from the Cohnella herbarum genome:
GGCGTCATTCGAATCGTAGGCGTTAAACCCATCGAGGAGGGATAATTCGAATGTTCAAAAAAGCGTCCATCTGCGTATTGTCCATTTTGCTTGTGTTGTCCTCTTACTCGCTCTATCAACCCGTAAACCGCCAATCGATCGCTAACGCCAGTTCCGGCAATGAAGATCAACGCTATTTCATGTACGGAGCGGGAGATACGCAGGACATGAACCTCTATCAAGGCTTGGTCGATCAGGCGATCTCGTACGGAATGAATTCGTTTCGGGTCTGGTTCTCTTGGTCGTCCTTTCAGAATGCGGACGGTACGTTCGACTGGACTTTAATGGATGCGCAGCTCGACTATATTAACAACAAGAACATGCCGTTCGCCTTATCGCTTTATTTCGCGATGGGTCCGGACGGCGGATTACCGGAAGCGGAAAGAGTCAGGGACGCTTCGGGGGGGCTGACGCCTTATCTCTCCATCAATTCCGCTTCGGCCATGGATAAGATGGTCGAGGCTTACGAGGAAGTAATTTCCCGGTATACCGCGCGGTATCCGACCAACAAACCGATCTTCGTCTCCGCTTTGTTCGGCATGTACGGCGAGAACGAAATCTCAGGCGGCGGAAACGGGTTAATGGGCGATTATTCGGCGGCCTCGAAGCAAGCTTTTCGCGCTTGGCTGCTTGATCGATACGATAACGTCTCTAATCTGAATACGCACTGGGGTACGCAATACGCGTCCTTCGCTCAAGTCGAGCCTCCTACGGACTTCAACGGGAACAGAGGCTTGACCTGGTATCAGTTCCGGCACTTCTCCTTGAAAAGCGCGATCGATCGGCTGGCCGATGCCAATCACGCCATCGGGGGAACGAAATTCCCGCTGGTCATGGGTTCCATGTTCGACGATCCGGCAAGCAAGAGAGGGACGCTGGACTTCGTGGATCTGGCCGAAAAGGCGGATATCGTTTTCGTGGATGACGGCCCCGAATACAATCATGCTTTCTCGATGGACTTATTAAGGACCAACCTTCCGGGCAAGGAGTTGGCCCATGAATTCGACGGACCGGATCTGGCGAACGACGCCACGTATTATCATCAAGCCTCCACGGCGTTCGAACATGGCGCCAAATACGTTACGAACGGCAATTGGAACAAAAATCTGCAAAAGTTTATCGATAGGGGCCAACTGTTCGAAGACATCGTCGACGACTATTTAGGAGACCCGGTCACCGATATCGACAATCCTTCGCAATCGATGTCCGTCAGCGACTACGATATGCTGTTGAATCGAAGCAGCGCCGCGTATCAGCGATACTACGACGCGCTCTATCTGAACAGTCCTCAACCTATGAACGTCCATTTAATTCGGGACATCAACAGGTTGGACTGGCACAAAACGAACAACGACGATCCCGGTCTGAGCCCTCAAGGGAATTGGACGGAGCAGCGCGTGGATGGCCCGTTCCAAGGAGACGATCTAGCGACGGATCAGGCCGGAGCTTCCGTCGAATTTACTTTTAACGGCGACAGGATCGAATGGATCGGCTCTCAAGGACCCGATCACGGCAAAGCGGACGTCTATATCGACGGCGTTCTGGAAGCGAGCGGAGTGGATCTGTACGCGGGGCAAAAGCAATATCAGCAGGTTCTGTTTTCGAAGACCAATCTGACGGACGGCGAGCATACGATCGAAATCGTCGCGACCGGTCAGAAAAACGTCTTGTCCAGCCATGCATTCGTTAATCTGGACGCTCTGTCTTATCGATTTACCGAGTTTCCGGCGCCACCGAAGATCTATCGTTTATCCTCGCAATTTTCCGACACTCAGGGGGAGAACGGGTGGTTCTATCGATATCATGACGGAAACGGGTACGCAAATATGACATGGAACGCGGGGAGATGGCAAGGGCCGAACCCTTACCTGTTCATCGAGTCCACGACGCATATGATGCCTGACGGTTACGATGTCGTGCCCGTTTGGCAGGCTCCGGAGAGCGGAACGATTCGTATCAAGGGAAACGTGAAGAAGGACGATATGGCCGGAGCTTCTTGTCCCGGGTGCGCGGACGGCATTCAAGTCAAGATCATGAAAAACGGCGCGCAAATCTGGCCGGCCACCGGCTGGCAACAACTGGCCGACGATGATCTGATAGGAGTATGGCATGACTTTACGGTCAATGTGGCTCAGAATGACCTCATCTATTTCGTGATGAACCAGAAGGCGAACAATTACTGGGACGGATCGAGTTGGGATCCTAGCATTAGCTACGCGGCGCCGGTCTATCGATTGTCCGCGCAATATTCCAACGTTCAAGGCCAGGACGGATGGCGATATCAATACGATAACGGCAATGGACCCGTGGATATGACCTGGGTTAATAACAGGTGGCAAGGGCCGGCATCCGTCGACTACTCGTTCGTCGAATCCTCCGCGCACTTGATGGCGGAAACCTACGATTTGCTTACGAATTGGGAGGCGCCTTTCGACGGTACGGTAAGAATCGCCGGAACGGCGAAAATGGACGACGACGGCGGATCAGGGTGTTACGGGTGTGGAGACGGCATTCGGGTCAAAATCATGAAGAACGGTACGCAAATCTGGCCGTCTTCCGGATGGCAGTCCATTCAAGCGGTCGATTTGGTCGGCGTTGATCATGACATCGATGTTCAAGTCCAGCAAGGCGACCGCATTTACTTCGTCGTGAATCAGAATGCCAATTTTTACTTCGATGGGGCCAGTTGGGATCCGACGATAGAATACAAGTGAAAAGCGGGCGGTACAAGGGGTTGCTCTTGTACCGCCCGTTCTGTTGTGGTCAATAACTACTAGAAAAAATAATCATTTTTTTCCGGAAACAACGCTTGAATGTATCAGTGACACACAATAGTATTAAATGTATCAGTACATATCAATTAGGATCAATTGATTCAGAGGAGTGTCGGAATGGCCCATTTAAAGCTGGGAATCAATCTTGGTTTTGCAATCAATAAGTACGTCGAGCCTGAAGTGTGGACGCGTATCGTAGCGGAAGATTTAGGGCTCAAATACGTACAATTCGTCGCCGATTTGTTGAACGTCTTTCTACCGCCCGACATTGTGGACCGCCAGGTGGAGAGGATCAACGAGTGCGCGCAGAAGCGCGATCTTGCAATCACGAGTACGTTTACGAGCGCATTCACGCGCGTTAACCACTTCATGCACCCGGATGCGGATATCCGCAAAGCATGGCTGAACTGGTTTAAGAGATTCGCGGATATCTCCGTTCGAATGGGAGCGAGAACGACAGGCAGTCACTTTGGCATACTTACCTTTGCCGATTATGACGATGTTCGGCGCAGGGAATATATCATCGAAGAAGGGATCAAGAATTGGCAGGAGCTTAGCTGGTACTGCAAGGAGCTTGGCATGGAGTATTTGAATTTCGAGCCGATGTCCATTCCTCGGGAAATGGCGAATACGGTCGAGGATACCAAGGAGCTATTGGCGAGATTAAACGATGGCGCCGGAATTCCCTTCAAGATATGTCTGGACGTAGGGCACGCACCCCATCCGAACGATCGGGATCCGTACCGGT
Encoded proteins:
- a CDS encoding beta-galactosidase, giving the protein MFKKASICVLSILLVLSSYSLYQPVNRQSIANASSGNEDQRYFMYGAGDTQDMNLYQGLVDQAISYGMNSFRVWFSWSSFQNADGTFDWTLMDAQLDYINNKNMPFALSLYFAMGPDGGLPEAERVRDASGGLTPYLSINSASAMDKMVEAYEEVISRYTARYPTNKPIFVSALFGMYGENEISGGGNGLMGDYSAASKQAFRAWLLDRYDNVSNLNTHWGTQYASFAQVEPPTDFNGNRGLTWYQFRHFSLKSAIDRLADANHAIGGTKFPLVMGSMFDDPASKRGTLDFVDLAEKADIVFVDDGPEYNHAFSMDLLRTNLPGKELAHEFDGPDLANDATYYHQASTAFEHGAKYVTNGNWNKNLQKFIDRGQLFEDIVDDYLGDPVTDIDNPSQSMSVSDYDMLLNRSSAAYQRYYDALYLNSPQPMNVHLIRDINRLDWHKTNNDDPGLSPQGNWTEQRVDGPFQGDDLATDQAGASVEFTFNGDRIEWIGSQGPDHGKADVYIDGVLEASGVDLYAGQKQYQQVLFSKTNLTDGEHTIEIVATGQKNVLSSHAFVNLDALSYRFTEFPAPPKIYRLSSQFSDTQGENGWFYRYHDGNGYANMTWNAGRWQGPNPYLFIESTTHMMPDGYDVVPVWQAPESGTIRIKGNVKKDDMAGASCPGCADGIQVKIMKNGAQIWPATGWQQLADDDLIGVWHDFTVNVAQNDLIYFVMNQKANNYWDGSSWDPSISYAAPVYRLSAQYSNVQGQDGWRYQYDNGNGPVDMTWVNNRWQGPASVDYSFVESSAHLMAETYDLLTNWEAPFDGTVRIAGTAKMDDDGGSGCYGCGDGIRVKIMKNGTQIWPSSGWQSIQAVDLVGVDHDIDVQVQQGDRIYFVVNQNANFYFDGASWDPTIEYK
- a CDS encoding sugar phosphate isomerase/epimerase family protein, with the protein product MAHLKLGINLGFAINKYVEPEVWTRIVAEDLGLKYVQFVADLLNVFLPPDIVDRQVERINECAQKRDLAITSTFTSAFTRVNHFMHPDADIRKAWLNWFKRFADISVRMGARTTGSHFGILTFADYDDVRRREYIIEEGIKNWQELSWYCKELGMEYLNFEPMSIPREMANTVEDTKELLARLNDGAGIPFKICLDVGHAPHPNDRDPYRWVRELGSVSPIIHIQQTEKDHSRHWPFTEEYNKLGIIHGEPLIEAIEQSGATEAEIIFELSHREAWSTEFRIIQDHVESVNYWRQFIKN